The stretch of DNA tgtacattcatttacattagCAAAGGCAGGTAAAGGTAGAGCATGTCCTTCTGGCATTAATTACATCAAATTCACTTATTACACCAcaccattgttattattattattgttataataataattataatccaAACAGGCAAATAAAGTCCACATCATTCATATTGTTGATTCATCAGTGTTGGCTGGTGGCAGCCATATTTGTTTCTCCAGTACAGAACGGAGTCTTCTTTGACCCTGAAGAGGGCGCTCTTTCAAACAACAAGTTATTTTAGCTTATTGGTGGTTTAGGTTGGAGCCCACAGCCCAGAAGTGAACAGCATGTGAGGGAGGCTCAGGTCGTCGTGAGAACAGTCAGTGGTCATGAAGAGCAGTTGTAATGGTTTACCCTGACTGACCACACTGACGTCAGCACGTGTACGGTCACGTCCACTGAGGTCCTGTTTAATACAGACACGCGGTCAAACCACGGCAGCCAGCACCAACACaaggaaacactgattttaGTCACGCCTAATAAAACCCTCATCAGCTTCAGCACGGGACACAAAACCTCTCATCAGTGATTTAAactcagagacacaggagctgctcgtctgctgctgtgtcactgagataaacCTGAACATTTGAACTGAATGATGGAAgaacagctcctgtgtgactatggagtttggtgtgaggGACGAAGCAGCTTCCATATTCTGCTGCAGAACTTAAACCTTTCCATAAGTGGTTTAAATCAGGTTTATTTCTTGTGTGCACGCGAGCATTGTTGTGGCCAactgtgatgtgaaatgtgcCGAACACTTGTGTCTACATGAAAAACCAGATGTTCATGCATGTGGCCCAGACCTGATGTGTTAGTGTTAAACATAAACTTCCCTCCTGTCTTTTAACAAACCCCTCGTTTATCTTAAAATGATACAGTTGGAAGAACCAGGCAACATTAGTTTATCAAGTCAGGCTCCTTTCTCTCAAAAATAGTTCCTAAaatagctgtcaatcactccaTTATTTATGTCTCAGCAGGTCACTTTTAAATCATGTATGAATTATGCTTAGTCTGTAAAACAGCAGATTTACCTCAACCATTAACAAGAAAATATGATCCTTTTTAAACTGATGATGAATTTGTCTTTATCCCACGAcctgtgcagctctgtgacaACAACACTGTTCACACTTTAAAGCTAGAAACGTGTTCCTCATGGAGGTAAATCCTTtcagctcctgctgctgctgctgctgctgctgctgctgcttctgctgctgctgctgctgctgctcatcatcatcatcatctccactgAGTCGAGGTGCCTGAGACCGAAGGCCGGATCGTCCCTTTAGGAGAAGGCTTGGACCCAAACCAGGACATCTGCAATTAAACAGCAGGTTTGAGTCAATCATGACAACTGCTCACACTTCTTATTAAGAACAGGCTTTGAtcttattattataactatAACTACAACAATAACTTATACTTCAAACAGAAAAAGGCCTCGCTGCTGCACTGAGCACATTCAGTGTCGGGTTTTTGTCTTTGAATATTTACTTGAATCCTGAAgtttaaagacaataaataagtTGACGTTTCCTTTAATATTGTGTCCACTTAAATAATCTGAGTTATAACTCAGACAattcaaatcacatttttaacagctaaatatcaatattgtcagaataaacttaaaatatcAAGATGTCATTTTCTTGCCAATATCACAAGATAGTTGTTGCAGactttagaatagaatagaatagaaatactttattcatccccaaggggaaattgttttaacatagcaatacaaaaataaataaatattgtaaacataaaatgtaaaatgtgtaacaGTGGGAAAAAGTGAGTGCAGTAATAAAGGAAGGAGACTGTGACGTGAGAGTACGTATCATTctaaaggtctttgcacaccGCACAGTGATTATGATGCTGCTTGAATGATGCGGTCGTGTGACACAAACCTTGTACTCTAGAGTTTGCTTCAACATGTCTTCTTCCTCACGGGAGAAGTTcagcagcacagaaacagctcGTATTAGCTGAAACGCCTGGTAAACACACAGCGATCCATATTATACAACTGTATTATACAATTGTGACAACAGTTGTATAATACGAGTAAAGAAGAGTTACCTCAGCCTCTCTGGAGGACATAAACTTGAGGACGACATGTTTGAGGTATTCAAAGTTGATTTCCCGTGAGTCGTTGAGGTCGGACGTGTTGGTCACGGTGGTGTTGGAGGTCGGGGGACTCAGGGTCGACACCGGCGAGAGCTCCGGACAAAACCTCTCCTGCTTTTCTGCTCGGCTTTCTGTCAGCTTCTCCTTCGCTTCAGCCTCTGGTTCAGACTTCAGCTTCTACAgagaaatgtgtctgtgtttacactCAGGGAACAGCATGTACAAACGTTTAAAGATGACACTGCCCAGTGGTTCTGGAATGTCTTCTGACCAACGCAGCCTCCAATTTCCCCAGGATCATGTGACATGATCACATGAACATCACATGTTGACTTAAAAGGAATTGAATGTTCCAAATTCAGGTCATCCTTGAGTCCAAGTGAGCATTTGTGCCAAATGATATGTGGACACTGATCAgtggctgcagctgcagttgCAGTTGTCAGAGATGGACACATGAAGTCACTTTCACCTCTACAAGCTCCAGTCTGCATGAAGTTATGGTGGCAATCACACAAGAGAATGTCAGCCACTAGAACCAGTTATCTAATATCCGCTGGAATTCCATTGTCTTGCTGCTTTGACAGATGGACGCAGCTGTAGTTCTAACTCTGCAGCAGAGGGAAGGACGACCTCTGCCTGTTAGTGATTTACCCACTACACTAACAATAATACACTAATACTAATACACTAACCTACTACACTAACACTAATACACTAACCTACTACACTAATACTAATACACTAACAATAATACACTAATACTAATACACTAACCTACTACACTAACACTAATACACTAACAATAATACACTAATGCTAATACACTAACCTACTACACTAATACACTAATACTAATACACTAACAATAATACACTAATACTAATACACTAACAATAATACACTAATACTAATACACTAACCTACTACACTAACACTAATACACTAACCTACTACACTAATACTAATACACTAACAATAATACACTAATACTAATACACTAACCTACTACACTAATACTAATACACTAACCTACTACACTAATACTAATACACTAACCTACATTAATATTGGTGTAAAATAAGTTTGATGTCAATTCCATCTGTAACTGGACACTAGAGACTGACCATCTGTCGTTAGAAAAGACATATTTGTAAAGCAGCACGTTACACttgctgtttttaataatactaataataataataatgatgatgatgatgatgatgatgatgatgttaatAATAACACACTTCACTGCCTTACCAGTTCTTTCTGCAGTGTTCTCTTCAGTTCAGccagtctctgctgcagctgcttgaTGGTCTGCacgacaaagacaaagacaaaagacaaaagacaaaagacatcAAACATGTGTGGACAACTGTAACTCAAACACCTGAACATTAAAATccaaaaagcacaaagaatatttcctctgtgacattaaaacaaagaaGGATACAGAGCTTTTATGGTGACgactgtaaaataaagtaagaggTGTGGGTTGGGAGAAAGGTGGAAGTGAGTCTagatgaaatgaatgaatgaatgaatgaatgaacgaacgAATGAATGACTTAATTTTGGTACAGGATGAACGGCAGTAACATGCTTATATTTAAGCTTCCTTTTCACAGAGGGcttataattatcattattgttattgttattataataataataataatgaggggCCGTGTTAGACATATCACATAACCTAACCTTTGTTGGTTTGCATCAGTAGTGGATAACATGTGTTCTTTGGCTGTGATGAAGAACATAGTAGTGAAGCTATGGGGACAGTAGCATACTTTACAATAAGAATCTGACCCTGTTCTTGTCGTTGAGCTGCTGCTCCAACTCTCTGTTGACTTTGTGaatgtgatccagatcatccaCCGTCACACTCCCGTTGTGGTCGtcctcacacactgcagggctGTGAAGCTGTTCTGTCAGAGTTTCTACCTCCACCTCCAGATACAAGACCTGGACTCAAgcacaggaaacaaaacaatgagaCAAGTCATTCTGATCATAATACTAACAAAATAACCAAATCCCATGTGTGAGTTGGTCAGAGATGGAAATCGTCACACAGGAACGCCTGAGCTCAGATGTTTCTATGACGTGTTTCAGACTCAAGTATTGTATCGTGTAGTCAGGAGCTCATGTAGAGTCAGTGTTCACAGCTGTTTGGACTGACCCGTGCCTGGCAGCGGTCTAACTGCTCTGTCTGACtgagcagctccatcttcaggCTGCTCAGCTCAGAGTCTCTGTCCAGCTCCATCTGCTTGAGCTGAGCTCGCAGTCGCTCGTCCTGCTCCTGCAGCTGGACCTGAGAGGCCTGTCCACTCTGCacctctgcaacacacacacacacacacacacacacacacacggaggaaaTGTCATcagcatgaaacacacacacacactgaagtgagACCGTCTGCATCCCAGTAAAACTCATATCACTGAGTTGACTTCTTATAGCATTTTACTGCTATAGTGTCAATGTCAACTTTacttataaagcacatttaaaacaaactcagTTGGTATAGACGACAAATACATGATAGAAAGGGATTATCATGAATAATAGATCAGTCATTTTAGATCTTAGATTCTGATAGAATGTGTGTTGAGTttatcacacaaacaacacaaacatccacCTAAAAGCATTAACTGTTATAAGCATTTGTATAAATGATTGGTCATTTTCAGGGGCTCAGAAATAATGGGACAATCTcaaatgatgataaatgaaaGGCTTCTTTGAATAGTTGGTTGCAGTGAGTGAGTTTCCTCCCTGGATATACGTGGTCACTTGGTCACTTGGTCACTTGGTCACTTTAGTCTTCAGTGAGTGAAAAGCACGAGGTCACGTGACTGACTTGGTCTCTTGTGTTGTGAACCCAGGTCCTCTGGTGTTTCTGAGTTCTCCTGcggattcttcttcttcttccttctttttaaGAACATTGTTGATCCGAATGTTTTTCTATGGCTCTGCTGTTTCTGAATGTTTATTTGGTTGTGGTTATTATTTGGAATGAAGGCTTTCTTCACTTGTGTCGACATATCGTTGGACTTTCAGTGAAAAGCCACCAAATGCAGTCAGCTGCAGACGTTATCTGCTTGTTGTCAGGTAACAGAATCTgaatctgtgtttattttggaGCCCCTGAAATGTGACCTGTATATAAATAAGCAATAATGTACCGTTCTGTAGAGCTGTGATGTTTTCCTCTGCGAGCGCCAGCTTCTCACTGACAGTGGACAGTTCCTGCTGTGAGCTCTGCAGGGATGTGGTCTGCTCTCCAACCTTTAACAATGAAGACAGTGAATgctttcacagtcacacacaggaTGTCAAACCcatccacactgtgtgtgtgtgtgtgtgcacagaccTGTTTCTGCAGCTCTTCCTTCTGTCGCCTGCTTTCTTCAAGAGCTTTGGCGATTTCTGTGCTCAGCGTCTGCCGACTGTTGAGCTCCAGCTGAGAGAGAACACAGAGTGTTTGTATCCAGTGTACGAGCAGTTGTTCTGAGAGTATTGTTTCAACACTCTATAATCACATGTATCAGAGCCTATAATGTTCTTCATATAGTGCCTTGTAAggttgtatgtgtatgtggaatgtttcttttttattccccTCTGTTTTGATGTGGATGTTTTCCTAATCACAGTCATATTTCTATTTCGGTTACAGATTACAGTTCATTCTAGCATTTTATGAAGATTATTATTTGCTTCATCTATGTCAGTGTGGCCTTGTGTTGCTTTGGTTTTACCCTGCactgctccagctcctccatcCTCTGCGTCAGCGTGGCATTCACATCATCACTCTGCCTCTCCACATCAgcctgtcacacaaacaaaactgttCATTTCACTGCTAATTaaagacagaacacacacacaacaaagagtTTAGGTGAAggttatattttttatcatttcgTTTAGGGAGCActgaaatatatacatacatcgTAATCCCACTTCTCTGTCGTCActtatcttttttattattgtctggTCAATTTACTTTATGAGAACCTTTCTTTTCCTTCCAGGCcttcttcattctgtctctttCAGAGTTTGTAGACATTGTAATGTGTATTTATTGgaataaagtgttattttttttgtgaagaaaCTTTGCTTTATGTGCATGCTCATCTTCTTTTTCTAATGTATTTCTGCAGCAGTGTTACAGCGGCACATACAGGCCCCTCCCCTTTtttaagtgagtgagtggaaaACATGAAAGTAACTTCCTTTGTTGTTTCTGAGCTACTGTAGAATCATGGCAGTGCAACATGCTGGGctctgaggaggagaaggaggaggaggagcagtaggaggagcaggaggaggaggaggaggagcagcaccACCCGCTCCAAAAACAAGCAATCCTCTGATAATCAGGAAGAAGGACTTCCTACAAATACATCAAaggaagtgaaaaagaaaagaacatacCAATCTGTCCTGCAGCGTCTGTTTATCCTTCTCTAATGACACAATGCATTGTTCCAGTCGACCGACCTTCtcctcactctgctgctgcaacaaacACACCTGCTGGTCCAGAAAGGCTTTCTCTGCACTCCACACTGCACgctgaagaaacacacacacacacacacacacacatgcatgattAAAAACCAACTCAtgtttcttctttcagcttctcctttTAGGGCTCGCCACAGCAGAGCTTTCTATATTAATGATTTGtattcatatactgtattaacAAGAGCACTGAAGAGACCAAGATTGAAATACTTTACAGAATATCATATCATCATTCTGTGATGAATCTTCCTGTTGTATAagaaatcatcatatttattatattgaatacatttgtgaaacacaataaatattctaaatgaaatgttaaatatattgattaaaaaatgttattcaaaaaagtcacttcatAACttaatagtattattattattattattattattattattattattaatgattataataatgataataataataataataataatgataataatgataataataaaataacttaaTAGCAGGCAACTACattgtttctttctgtttctgttgttttcttttttctgtgctTCACCACATACCAACCATGCTAACTGCTACTAACACACATGCTATCATGCTATCATGCTAACATCAGAGACgtacctcactcactcatttacacaCTCTGGTCACATGGCATGACCTTCTGAAATGTTTTAGCAGAACTCTGCTAACAATCCAACCTGAGTGGTCAGATAACAGTGAGGTCCTCACCAGTTGATCcatgtgctgctgtttgtctgtgatCTGCTGCTCAGCACTCTTCAGTCTGTCACTACactccaggagctgctgctccaggttacaaacctgaaacacacagtaagTCACTATGACACTGGCTGTGACAGCATTGTCAATGAACACTTCATTTAAACTAATAAGAAGGACGTAAACATGGTCCTTCACAGtgaactgagtgagtgagtatgtgtgtgtgtgtgtgtgtgtgtgtgtgtgcttacttGTGTGTCTGTTCTCGCTCTGTAGGCCCTGGAAGAGTCGTCCTTGTGTCGCAGCAGGGTCTGCAGCTCAGTGATGCTGCAGCTCATTCTGGAAACCTTCACATAAGAGACAGATGATGTAGTAGATCCAGTATAATGTTCATTGAATGACAGGAAACATCAGCAGTAAAGTCAACATTTGGATGTTGAGTTGATGGCATTAGAACAGGTTTGAATTGTAAATGAAGGTATAGTCTGTTTGTCCTCTGTCACATACTTAATACTTAAATATTGCGATTTGAGACATTTCCcaggtaattgttggagattaaccacgtttttaggattgttaactCATCTACAGTCCGGCATTCAGATTCTTACGGGTGAAGTCACGACCTGTTGCCACTTGGTCAgaactttttcttcttcataaaCCAACAGTTGGTTCATTGTGAGGTTTACTGATAGGGTTGGTTTACCTGTGCCTCCAGTGAGCTGACAGTATCAGCATGGTTTGTCCGCACGGTCAGCAGCTCCGCTCTGGTCTCAGCTACACTTTGCTCCACGATGGActtctgaaaaacaacaaatgatatAAACATTGATATAAACAGGTGCTCCTGCTTCTACAGTCAATGTGATGACCAGTGAAGCTTTAAGTAAAGAACAACCGTGATGAAAGTGACTGACAGCACTCTACACACTCATGGCATGATTATTGAACTAATCATCACCATTTAGAAatcattaataatcaataatcatcaGTGATTAATCGTTACAGCCCTAGTATGGACTGGATTTTGCCAAAGTATAGCTGGCAGACATGGAAGATAAGAAAAAGTCATGTATCGATTATCCTGatcaaaataatcttatttttaCAGATTGAATGACTCAAACTAAAGTGAATGCTCTGGTGTGTATGTTCTTCACCTCCTGGAGAAGCTCCTGTAGATGCTCATCCTGACTCAGGTTCCCCTGCAGTCGTCTTTCCAGGGAGGTGACTTTCTTCTGAAGGTCCACCAACAAgcgctccttctcctcctttgtcACAGCAGCCTGCCGAGGTACCAAGGACGAGATGTGTTGAAATAAGAAAACAGTCTCTGTTTTACATATAACAGACTGACACCTGCGTTAGTCAAAGATGTTCTTCTGACCTTTTGCTGTTGCAGTTTTAGAGAATCATGTTCAGTCTGTAAATCACGGAGTGAATTCTCTAGAGTTGACACCATACTctgtgactgaaaaaaaaaaaagaaaaaaaaaaagcccttcaCAAacttgaaatggttaaaaacgGTTTTGTAAGTGTATGTGGAAGCTGAGTTCTCAATCCTGACCTTCTGGAAGTCTTCAGAGACCTGCTGGACGAGCGATTGCAGCTCCTGACATTTTCCCTCCAGCTCACTGATCTTCCTGTCGGCCTCctctctgagcagcagcagttcctCTCTGCACAAATCAAACTTTAAACTAGTATTTTTCTAGTATTATGTAGTAAGTATTTAGAAATAGAACGTCTTTATTGAACTCTTTCTTGGAGATGACTTACCGCTCTATTTCCAGTTCAGAGTTGAGTCTGCAGCTCTCGTCATGTTGCTGCTCTAGAGTCTGGAGTTTCCCTCGAGCCTCAGAAAGCCCACGCTTTGCCGACTGGACTTCAGCCTCTTTCTTGTGGAGCTGTCGCTCCTGCTGGTTCAGCTGCTCCTCCTTCCTCAGCAActgacagaagaaaaaagaacagagcATGCACTCACTCTAGAGTCACACTTGTCCTGAGCCTTCATTATCATTAAAACTGTGACTGTACTCTGAAAGTTCAGCTCTAAAATCATGCTGCTGATTCAATGTTTAAGTCATTCTGTGATcatgaaaacaatgaattatACATttaggtgattgtacacttattttatattacatttctgccaaatggaaCTATTTTTTCCTAAAtctcaaacactgacacacctGTATAAATAACATGTTTCTATTTCACCTCTAAACTTCTTCTAAGGCAGAAAAGGGAGAGCAGATCAAGCAgagcacaccacacacacacacaaaccacacaccacacaccacacaccacacacacacacacacacacaccatgtgttTCACTTTGGCCAGCTCCTGCTGTTGAAAACCCTCCAGTTCATCCAGGTCATCCCTTTTCTTGAAGAGAGTCAGACTTTGCTCCATCATGTCTTGCAGTTGAGCCGACAATTCAGTCTTCtcctacacaaacacaacagtcagagggttattattattattattattattattattattattatattgttcatCTTTTTGATTGACttctttaacatttttaacaaaaataacagatatatacgtatatatatatatacatatatgtatatatatatgtatatatgtatatatatgcgtatatacatttatatacatatatacatatatacgtatatatcaAAAGTATATACTGAATGTCAGACCTTCACATCACTTTTTCAGGCTATACACAGGATACTTTTGCAAGTTCatcttaaataaatgtcaattgAATTGTCAGATTCTGaaagattcacacacacacacacacacacacatatatatatatatatacatacatatgtatatatatatatatatacatacatatatatatatatatatatatatgtatatatatatatatatacatatgtatatatatatatatatacatacatatatatatatatatatatatatgtatatatatatatatatatatatatatatatatatatatatatatatatatatatatactgtatatattatgtataatatCATCACTGAAAATCAAAGACTTTTAGACGTACCTTTTCCAGAATTTCCATCTTCTCCATCCAATCCTGCAAGTGGAACCATGTGAAGACGTAAGTACACAAACCACAACTCAGCATTGAGCTAGAACCTGGACAGAGTGACATTTACCTGATCCTTCTTCTCCAGAGCTAAAGTCATCCCCTCGGCCATTTTGGCTCTGCCAGCCTGGTGAGACTCGCTCTGCTCCTGGAGTTTCTTTATAGCCGCTGcaatgtgagagtgaaaggaAGAAGCAGAGAGTGGGGAGAACAGGAACATGGAAACCAGATAGAAAGGTTGGTATGCAACCAAAAGAAATAACATACATGAGCGTGGCACTGTTAGTAGCTGTGAAAAGTTAAGAGTCACATTAAGAGGCGTGTTCCCTcagaagcagagaaaagcaATGCATGGCAACTAGGGCTGGGCAGTATGTggattatatactgtatatacatatatatatatatatatatatacacatactgtacgtatatatactgtacatgtaaggTATCTGtaatgacttttcctggttttaaaggctgttgcattgattaTATTGCTGTATTATATTGaatacaaatattataaattaaatatacagtatatcatgattttaaaactatttgtGTAATAGCAGAATGTTTAACCATATTTAAAGGTAGTTTTACTGTTTCTACGcatgtaaatatccttcatttaacattaaaaagaaataaaccaggtgttatctgaaatgaaaggtaataactgtAGTTTAAGAACATGCGAGTGTGTttacaaacatctcaaaagaagagaaacaaatattgatttgatttatattgttatatgcATCGATAGTGAATGATAAATGTATATCGTGATTGGATTGTTTTGaccatatcacccagccctaatgCAACAAAGATTAAATGCTGTTTATGAAGAAAGGAAATCCACCCTGAAGAAGTGAAAGTGACGAGGTCTACTCTCTGAAGCCCTGAAAACACCTCACAGTGTCTGAACTGAGGGAaaaatgatttctctgtatgaTATATATGTCCACTGGATACAGCTGAACATTAACTGCCTTCATTCACTCGACACTCTGCTGCTCATTGATCATACACACGTGTGCTTTGTAATATTTCAATCATTATTCATCACCACTGGAGCCACAACATTTAGATTCACTCATGTCAGATAAGCCGTCGTGACAccagtgaaaaacacaacaaatctgTGTCCTCTTACTTTTCCTGTGTCCCCTCTTTCCAAAATGCCAATTTAGCGTTGGATGCTATTCATTACACTACTTTGTGCCACAGGAGAGGAAAAATGATCGGAGCCATTTCGCACTATGACGAGATGGTTTTTACGATCTTAACGTCAGTTTACTGATTGAATGTTCTGGAATGTTCAGGGAAGATGAGTTAGAGAATGTTCACAGCTGTAACAGGAACTTTGTCACTCATCAGTTTGTCAGTTCTTTCCTCTTGAGTGTCACCACTGACAGAATGTTACTATTTACAGTTCAGATAGTTTTCTCCCCTGTGGCTGTTCACACTTCTGTAACATGCGGAAAACAATATTCCCCAATAACAATAACACCAACATCCTAATAAATTGACAGTCAGATGGTTTAAATAGCTTTAAACTCATCAAAACTCTGCCGTCGCCAATTTGCCATCGC from Solea solea chromosome 8, fSolSol10.1, whole genome shotgun sequence encodes:
- the golga1 gene encoding golgin subfamily A member 1 isoform X1 — translated: MFAKLKKKLAEEAATAPRSGVRIPRTISKESITSVGADSGDDFASDGSSSRDDLPTLLLRRNDQIRKLEAKLSDYAEQLRIMQKTKDKLEIALEQHQDSAIKKLQEQSESHQAGRAKMAEGMTLALEKKDQDWMEKMEILEKEKTELSAQLQDMMEQSLTLFKKRDDLDELEGFQQQELAKVKHMLLRKEEQLNQQERQLHKKEAEVQSAKRGLSEARGKLQTLEQQHDESCRLNSELEIEREELLLLREEADRKISELEGKCQELQSLVQQVSEDFQKSQSMVSTLENSLRDLQTEHDSLKLQQQKAAVTKEEKERLLVDLQKKVTSLERRLQGNLSQDEHLQELLQEKSIVEQSVAETRAELLTVRTNHADTVSSLEAQVSRMSCSITELQTLLRHKDDSSRAYRARTDTQVCNLEQQLLECSDRLKSAEQQITDKQQHMDQLRAVWSAEKAFLDQQVCLLQQQSEEKVGRLEQCIVSLEKDKQTLQDRLADVERQSDDVNATLTQRMEELEQCRLELNSRQTLSTEIAKALEESRRQKEELQKQVGEQTTSLQSSQQELSTVSEKLALAEENITALQNEVQSGQASQVQLQEQDERLRAQLKQMELDRDSELSSLKMELLSQTEQLDRCQARVLYLEVEVETLTEQLHSPAVCEDDHNGSVTVDDLDHIHKVNRELEQQLNDKNRTIKQLQQRLAELKRTLQKELKLKSEPEAEAKEKLTESRAEKQERFCPELSPVSTLSPPTSNTTVTNTSDLNDSREINFEYLKHVVLKFMSSREAEAFQLIRAVSVLLNFSREEEDMLKQTLEYKMSWFGSKPSPKGTIRPSVSGTSTQWR
- the golga1 gene encoding golgin subfamily A member 1 isoform X2, yielding MFAKLKKKLAEEAATAPRSGVRIPRTISKESITSVGADSGDDFASDGSSSRDDLPTLLLRRNDQIRKLEAKLSAAIKKLQEQSESHQAGRAKMAEGMTLALEKKDQDWMEKMEILEKEKTELSAQLQDMMEQSLTLFKKRDDLDELEGFQQQELAKVKHMLLRKEEQLNQQERQLHKKEAEVQSAKRGLSEARGKLQTLEQQHDESCRLNSELEIEREELLLLREEADRKISELEGKCQELQSLVQQVSEDFQKSQSMVSTLENSLRDLQTEHDSLKLQQQKAAVTKEEKERLLVDLQKKVTSLERRLQGNLSQDEHLQELLQEKSIVEQSVAETRAELLTVRTNHADTVSSLEAQVSRMSCSITELQTLLRHKDDSSRAYRARTDTQVCNLEQQLLECSDRLKSAEQQITDKQQHMDQLRAVWSAEKAFLDQQVCLLQQQSEEKVGRLEQCIVSLEKDKQTLQDRLADVERQSDDVNATLTQRMEELEQCRLELNSRQTLSTEIAKALEESRRQKEELQKQVGEQTTSLQSSQQELSTVSEKLALAEENITALQNEVQSGQASQVQLQEQDERLRAQLKQMELDRDSELSSLKMELLSQTEQLDRCQARVLYLEVEVETLTEQLHSPAVCEDDHNGSVTVDDLDHIHKVNRELEQQLNDKNRTIKQLQQRLAELKRTLQKELKLKSEPEAEAKEKLTESRAEKQERFCPELSPVSTLSPPTSNTTVTNTSDLNDSREINFEYLKHVVLKFMSSREAEAFQLIRAVSVLLNFSREEEDMLKQTLEYKMSWFGSKPSPKGTIRPSVSGTSTQWR